One Cyanobacteria bacterium GSL.Bin1 genomic region harbors:
- the glmS gene encoding glutamine--fructose-6-phosphate transaminase (isomerizing), which translates to MCGIVGYIGTQTAPEILISGLEKLEYRGYDSAGIATIFENELHCIRAKGKLHNLRAKIEQTFQGTSRQELQIGIGHTRWATHGKPEEHNAHPHLDMARRVAVVQNGIIENYRELRQELKSKGHEFLSDTDTEVIPHLIAEYLTLTQTEDSPLLVAVQKAVQQLSGAYAIAVMCADYPDELVIAREQAPLVIGFGQGEFFCASDTPALIAHTRAVLPLDNGEIAKLTPLGVEIYNPSGDRVKKAPRTLDWNPIVVEKQGFRHFMLKEIYEQPGVVRTGLEAYLNQDWHPGQNTDSSPIHLNLSPQLTENLENIQILACGTSWHASLVGKYLLEQLVGIPTTVQYASEFRYAPAPITPHTLTIGVTQSGETADTLAALDLEKRRRQDLEGKFQPHLLGITNRPESTLGQMVDQVIDTHAGIEIGVAATKTFIAQLISFYCLSLDLAHRRQTLSEERIKEILDNLCYLPAQIELILESQERYIEELAHDFLETQDFIFVGRGINFPIALEGALKLKEISYIHAEGYPAGEMKHGPIALLDSKVPVVSIAMPGSVYEKVLSNAQEAKARDARLIGVTVMNDPEAAETFDNLLPVPEVEELISPLVTVIPLQLLSYHIAARGGLDVDQPRNLAKSVTVE; encoded by the coding sequence ATGTGTGGAATTGTCGGTTATATTGGCACCCAAACTGCCCCGGAGATTCTAATTTCTGGTTTAGAAAAGTTGGAATATCGGGGATATGACTCGGCAGGAATTGCTACAATTTTTGAAAATGAGTTACATTGCATTCGTGCTAAAGGGAAACTCCATAATCTTCGTGCCAAAATTGAGCAGACGTTTCAGGGCACTTCTCGACAAGAATTACAAATTGGAATCGGACATACCCGCTGGGCAACTCATGGTAAGCCAGAAGAACATAATGCCCATCCTCATCTCGATATGGCAAGACGGGTAGCGGTGGTACAAAATGGCATTATTGAAAATTATCGGGAACTGCGACAAGAGTTAAAAAGCAAAGGGCACGAATTTCTCTCTGATACTGATACAGAAGTCATTCCTCATTTAATTGCAGAATACTTAACCCTCACGCAAACTGAAGACTCGCCTTTACTCGTAGCGGTACAAAAGGCAGTGCAACAACTCAGTGGCGCTTACGCGATCGCGGTCATGTGTGCCGACTATCCGGATGAACTGGTAATTGCCAGAGAACAAGCCCCACTGGTCATTGGCTTTGGGCAAGGAGAGTTTTTCTGTGCCTCTGATACACCGGCTTTAATTGCCCACACGCGGGCAGTTTTGCCCCTAGACAATGGCGAAATTGCGAAATTAACCCCTTTAGGCGTAGAAATTTATAATCCGAGCGGCGATCGCGTGAAAAAAGCCCCTCGCACCCTTGATTGGAATCCCATTGTTGTGGAAAAACAGGGCTTTCGTCACTTCATGCTGAAGGAAATCTATGAACAGCCCGGTGTTGTCCGTACCGGTTTAGAAGCCTATCTCAACCAAGACTGGCATCCGGGTCAAAATACAGACAGCTCTCCCATTCATCTCAACCTTTCTCCTCAACTTACCGAAAATCTAGAAAATATCCAAATTCTGGCCTGTGGAACGAGTTGGCACGCCAGTTTAGTGGGAAAATACCTGTTAGAACAGCTCGTCGGCATTCCCACAACCGTCCAGTATGCCTCAGAATTCCGTTATGCCCCTGCTCCCATTACACCGCATACCCTGACAATTGGTGTCACTCAATCCGGAGAAACCGCGGACACTCTAGCCGCTTTGGATTTAGAAAAACGCCGTCGCCAAGACTTAGAAGGAAAATTTCAGCCCCATTTATTAGGGATTACCAACCGCCCAGAAAGTACACTTGGGCAAATGGTGGATCAAGTGATTGATACCCATGCTGGCATTGAAATTGGGGTTGCTGCGACCAAAACCTTTATCGCGCAACTAATCAGTTTCTATTGTTTATCTCTAGACTTAGCCCATCGTCGTCAAACCCTTTCCGAAGAACGCATCAAAGAAATTTTAGATAATTTGTGCTATCTTCCCGCGCAAATCGAACTGATTTTAGAAAGCCAAGAACGCTATATTGAAGAACTTGCCCACGACTTTCTAGAAACTCAAGACTTTATTTTTGTCGGACGAGGGATTAACTTCCCGATCGCGCTAGAAGGAGCGTTAAAGCTCAAAGAAATTAGCTACATTCATGCTGAAGGCTATCCTGCCGGAGAAATGAAACATGGACCCATTGCGCTGTTAGATAGTAAGGTTCCCGTTGTCTCTATTGCCATGCCTGGTAGTGTTTACGAAAAAGTGCTCTCGAATGCGCAAGAAGCAAAAGCCAGAGATGCGCGATTAATTGGTGTCACGGTCATGAACGACCCAGAAGCAGCAGAAACGTTTGATAACCTGCTTCCCGTCCCCGAAGTAGAGGAACTCATTTCCCCCTTAGTTACCGTGATTCCCTTACAACTGCTTTCGTATCATATTGCAGCACGGGGCGGATTAGATGTTGACCAGCCTCGAAATCTTGCTAAATCTGTGACTGTGGAATAA
- a CDS encoding valine--pyruvate transaminase, producing MEYKLSQFGAQMSQLTGVRAIMKDIIETLRQAGERKFINLSAGNPVIIPEVEQLWRDCTAELLASSEYGEVVCRYGSSQGYAPLIEAIVNDFNQRYGLNLSDRNILITPGSQALYFYAANAFGGYTSEGQLKQIVLPLSPEYTGYGGVSLFKEALQAYKPTLDIDEAAHRFKYRPDFNQLVINEESGCVILSRPCNPTGNVISEEELTKITELAAPYNVPVILDAAYAPPYPALNFTEMTPQFGGNLLHCLSLSKAGLPGERIGVAIGDPDLIQVLESFQTNLCIHSPRYGQAIAARAIASGQLGHIAENVIRPHYQQKFTVLEETLDATMPKEIPWFLHRGEGAIFSWLWLKDLPITDWELYQELKKHDVIIVPGSTFFPGLKEEWQHKHQCVRISLTATNEEIATAMRRLASVVEKIYQDSVVGVS from the coding sequence ATGGAGTATAAGCTTTCTCAATTTGGTGCGCAAATGTCTCAATTGACGGGGGTGCGTGCCATCATGAAGGATATTATTGAAACGCTGCGTCAAGCAGGAGAACGAAAATTTATTAATCTTAGTGCCGGCAATCCGGTCATTATTCCGGAAGTGGAACAACTCTGGCGCGACTGCACAGCAGAGTTATTGGCTAGTTCTGAATATGGCGAAGTGGTCTGTCGCTATGGGTCTTCTCAAGGCTATGCTCCTCTGATTGAGGCAATTGTTAATGATTTTAATCAGCGTTACGGCTTAAACCTGAGTGATCGCAACATTCTAATTACACCGGGTTCGCAAGCCCTCTATTTTTATGCCGCAAACGCCTTTGGCGGCTACACTAGCGAGGGTCAGCTCAAGCAAATTGTTCTGCCCTTGAGTCCAGAATATACAGGTTATGGAGGGGTCAGCTTATTTAAAGAAGCGCTTCAAGCGTACAAACCCACCCTTGACATTGATGAAGCCGCCCATCGCTTCAAGTATCGCCCTGATTTTAATCAATTAGTGATTAATGAGGAAAGCGGTTGTGTCATTCTATCTCGTCCTTGTAACCCCACTGGCAATGTTATTTCGGAAGAAGAACTAACCAAAATTACTGAATTGGCTGCCCCCTACAATGTACCGGTGATTTTAGATGCTGCGTATGCGCCTCCTTATCCAGCGCTGAATTTTACTGAGATGACACCGCAGTTTGGCGGCAATTTATTACATTGTCTGAGTCTCTCGAAAGCCGGACTCCCTGGGGAAAGAATTGGGGTTGCCATTGGCGATCCAGACTTGATTCAGGTTTTAGAATCCTTCCAGACGAATTTATGTATTCATTCCCCGCGCTATGGACAAGCCATCGCCGCGCGCGCGATCGCGTCGGGTCAACTGGGTCACATTGCAGAAAACGTAATTCGTCCTCACTATCAACAGAAATTCACCGTTTTAGAAGAAACCCTGGATGCGACCATGCCCAAAGAAATTCCTTGGTTTCTCCATCGCGGTGAAGGCGCAATTTTCTCCTGGTTATGGCTCAAAGACTTACCGATTACAGATTGGGAACTGTACCAAGAACTGAAAAAGCATGATGTGATTATTGTTCCTGGTAGCACTTTCTTCCCGGGTTTAAAAGAAGAGTGGCAACATAAACATCAGTGTGTCCGAATTAGCTTAACAGCAACCAATGAAGAAATTGCCACTGCCATGCGCCGTCTCGCCAGTGTCGTTGAAAAGATTTACCAAGATTCTGTCGTTGGGGTCAGCTAA
- a CDS encoding BMC domain-containing protein, whose product MPPQSQLPASFNQQPPPPQQHYSDSALGLVATKSFPAIVGTADMMLKSAEVTLVGYEKIGSGHCTAIVRGKTADVRLAVEEGAKTAEQFGQLISKLVIPRPMPNLEAVFPIGTRLVELAQQDRGYSRLSNRAIGLLETRGFPAMVAGADAMLKAADVQLASYETIGAGLCTAIIRGSVANVAMAIEVGMQEAERVGELHAVMVIPRLLEDLEHTLPVANYWLEKEQKEEPLSLPQKQKENQEERQPLSLPQKQKETQEERQPLSFPNREEETIEVEAKSEEEPQLIELPELEKIDDSEEDEEPPKRQQAQPPEED is encoded by the coding sequence ATGCCACCTCAAAGTCAATTACCTGCATCATTCAATCAACAACCGCCACCACCCCAGCAACACTATAGCGATAGTGCCTTAGGCTTAGTTGCGACGAAAAGTTTTCCTGCTATTGTTGGCACAGCAGATATGATGCTGAAATCAGCAGAAGTCACCTTAGTCGGTTACGAAAAAATTGGGAGTGGCCATTGCACAGCGATTGTGCGCGGAAAAACAGCAGATGTGCGTTTAGCAGTAGAAGAAGGTGCAAAAACCGCAGAACAGTTTGGGCAACTGATCTCAAAATTAGTCATCCCCCGTCCCATGCCCAATTTAGAAGCTGTTTTCCCGATTGGCACGCGTCTAGTGGAGTTAGCCCAACAAGACCGGGGCTACAGTCGTCTGAGTAACCGTGCCATTGGCTTACTCGAAACCAGAGGATTTCCAGCGATGGTCGCGGGTGCTGATGCGATGTTAAAAGCCGCTGATGTCCAACTGGCCTCTTATGAAACTATTGGTGCTGGACTTTGTACGGCGATTATTCGAGGTTCAGTGGCAAATGTTGCCATGGCGATTGAAGTGGGAATGCAAGAAGCGGAACGAGTGGGAGAACTCCATGCGGTGATGGTGATTCCTCGCTTACTTGAAGATTTAGAACATACCCTGCCAGTTGCCAACTACTGGTTAGAAAAAGAACAAAAAGAAGAACCGTTATCCTTACCGCAAAAGCAGAAAGAAAACCAAGAAGAACGACAACCTCTATCGCTACCGCAAAAGCAGAAAGAAACCCAAGAAGAACGACAACCCTTATCTTTCCCCAACCGAGAAGAAGAAACGATAGAAGTGGAAGCTAAATCCGAAGAAGAACCGCAATTAATCGAATTACCCGAATTGGAAAAAATTGATGATTCGGAGGAAGACGAAGAACCGCCAAAACGTCAACAAGCGCAACCCCCAGAAGAAGATTAA
- the mltG gene encoding endolytic transglycosylase MltG has protein sequence MLKKSFYGLFSLVVLLLMGSASGWFWWKSAIEPVNPNPSSQEPITVRIPPGSSAQRIGEKLEAAGLIRSLLAWRVWLFKLKLQDRSTSLQAGTYQLYPTSFLPEIGQQIRQGNIVQTRFTIVEGWTQQEMADYFEAMGYFSSEAFLSAMRDIDYATFPWLPKDLPHLEGFLYPTTYQIPRDRATPELIIYLMLDQFAQTALPLYENQSSPYTLKEWVTLASIVEKEVVIAEERSRIAAVFAHRLEIGMQLAADPTVEYGLNIKQTQDSPLTLEQVNTPSPYNTYLNTGLPPTPISSPGKPALKASLNPPETDYLFFVARYDGTHVFSKTFAEHRAAQRRIQN, from the coding sequence ATGCTGAAAAAAAGTTTTTATGGTTTGTTTAGTCTAGTCGTCTTACTTTTAATGGGTAGTGCCAGCGGTTGGTTCTGGTGGAAAAGCGCCATCGAACCGGTCAATCCCAACCCCTCATCCCAAGAACCGATTACTGTGAGAATACCCCCAGGGAGTTCCGCACAACGCATTGGCGAAAAACTCGAAGCGGCAGGATTAATTCGTTCTTTATTAGCGTGGCGGGTTTGGCTATTCAAGCTCAAATTACAAGACCGCTCGACTAGTTTACAAGCGGGCACCTATCAACTCTATCCCACTTCTTTTCTCCCAGAAATTGGCCAACAAATTCGCCAGGGGAATATCGTGCAAACCCGCTTCACCATTGTTGAGGGATGGACACAGCAAGAAATGGCAGACTATTTTGAAGCAATGGGGTATTTCTCCAGTGAAGCGTTTCTCAGTGCTATGCGCGACATCGATTATGCTACCTTTCCTTGGCTACCCAAAGACTTACCCCATTTAGAAGGCTTTTTATACCCGACGACTTATCAAATTCCGCGCGATCGCGCTACTCCTGAATTGATCATTTACCTCATGCTCGATCAATTTGCCCAAACAGCGCTTCCCCTCTACGAAAATCAAAGCAGTCCTTATACGCTAAAAGAATGGGTGACCCTGGCCAGTATTGTAGAGAAAGAAGTCGTCATTGCCGAAGAACGATCCCGCATTGCTGCGGTTTTTGCCCATCGTCTCGAAATAGGAATGCAACTGGCAGCCGATCCAACTGTGGAGTATGGCTTAAATATCAAACAAACCCAAGACAGCCCGCTGACCCTTGAACAAGTCAATACCCCTTCTCCCTATAACACTTATCTCAACACGGGGCTACCGCCAACCCCTATTTCCAGTCCCGGAAAACCTGCCCTCAAAGCCTCACTCAATCCCCCAGAAACTGACTATCTTTTCTTCGTTGCGCGTTATGACGGTACCCATGTTTTTAGTAAAACCTTTGCCGAACACCGAGCTGCCCAACGTCGTATCCAAAATTAA
- a CDS encoding photosystem I reaction center subunit IX encodes MDGLKIFFSSAPVLIMALLTVTAGLLIEFNRFFPDLLFHPMP; translated from the coding sequence ATGGATGGTTTGAAAATCTTTTTTTCCAGTGCGCCAGTTTTAATTATGGCTCTTTTGACCGTTACGGCAGGACTGCTCATCGAGTTTAATCGCTTTTTCCCCGATTTACTCTTCCATCCCATGCCGTAG
- a CDS encoding Photosystem I reaction center subunit III, which yields MPRLLALILSVMLLLGFAAPAHAQAEGNAQLVPCSESAAFQQRAKNFRNTTADPESGQKRAERYGQALCGPEGLPHLVVDGRLSRAGDFLIPSILFLYIAGWIGWVGRAYLISIREEKNPEEKEILIDVPRAFKIMLSGFAWPAAAVKELLSGELTAKEGEIPISPR from the coding sequence ATGCCAAGACTGCTTGCTTTAATTCTGTCAGTAATGCTGCTCTTGGGCTTTGCTGCTCCAGCTCACGCCCAAGCGGAAGGAAACGCTCAATTGGTCCCTTGTAGCGAATCTGCTGCCTTCCAACAACGAGCCAAAAATTTCCGTAACACGACTGCTGATCCTGAATCTGGACAAAAACGGGCTGAGCGTTATGGTCAAGCCCTCTGTGGTCCGGAAGGGTTACCTCACTTAGTTGTCGATGGTCGCCTCTCTCGCGCTGGCGATTTCCTAATTCCCAGCATCCTGTTCCTGTATATTGCCGGTTGGATCGGTTGGGTGGGTCGCGCTTACCTGATTTCCATTAGAGAAGAGAAAAACCCTGAAGAAAAAGAGATTCTCATTGATGTTCCTCGGGCGTTCAAAATCATGCTCAGTGGCTTTGCTTGGCCAGCTGCTGCTGTCAAAGAGCTCCTCTCTGGTGAGTTAACGGCTAAAGAAGGTGAAATCCCCATTTCCCCTCGCTAG
- the tsaD gene encoding tRNA (adenosine(37)-N6)-threonylcarbamoyltransferase complex transferase subunit TsaD → MSTILAIETSCDETGVAIVKNRQILSNIVASQIDIHRVYGGVVPEVASRHHLEVINPCLEEALQAAELSWENIDGIAVTVAPGLVGALLVGLATAKTLAMVHSKPLLGVHHLEGHIYASYLSEPTLEPPFLCLLVSGGHTSLIAVRGCGDYMMLGGTRDDAVGEAFDKTARLLGLGYPGGPAIDRAAQFGNPHAYLLPEGKVSRPEGGYYPYEFSFSGLKTAVARLVKQLAAEGELPVNDLAASFQETVARSLSERTINCAIEYDLNPIVVGGGVAANRSLRDKLTQKAAEKNLKVHFPPMTLCTDNAAMIASAGVQHYEREQFSPFTIGATSRLALTEVMSLYRGTSL, encoded by the coding sequence ATGTCTACTATCTTAGCCATTGAAACCAGTTGCGATGAGACAGGTGTCGCAATTGTTAAGAATCGTCAAATTTTAAGTAATATCGTTGCTTCCCAGATTGATATTCATCGGGTTTACGGTGGAGTGGTGCCAGAAGTTGCGTCTCGACATCATTTAGAAGTAATTAATCCGTGTTTAGAAGAGGCACTGCAAGCAGCTGAATTGAGCTGGGAAAACATTGATGGCATCGCCGTAACCGTGGCACCGGGCTTAGTGGGGGCATTACTGGTGGGATTAGCAACTGCCAAAACGCTGGCGATGGTTCACAGTAAGCCGTTATTGGGGGTGCATCATTTAGAAGGACATATCTATGCCAGTTATCTGAGTGAGCCCACTCTAGAACCGCCCTTTCTTTGCTTACTAGTGTCGGGTGGACATACCAGTTTAATTGCGGTCCGCGGTTGTGGAGACTATATGATGTTAGGGGGAACCCGTGACGATGCCGTGGGCGAAGCCTTTGATAAAACGGCTCGTTTATTAGGACTCGGTTATCCTGGGGGTCCTGCCATTGATCGCGCTGCCCAATTCGGGAATCCTCACGCCTACCTGCTTCCGGAAGGAAAAGTGTCTCGCCCCGAGGGGGGATATTATCCCTATGAGTTTAGCTTTAGCGGTTTGAAGACAGCAGTCGCCCGTTTAGTGAAGCAGCTAGCAGCAGAAGGAGAACTGCCCGTAAATGATCTGGCGGCATCCTTTCAAGAAACCGTTGCGCGATCGCTGAGTGAACGAACCATTAACTGCGCGATCGAATACGATCTTAATCCAATTGTTGTCGGTGGAGGGGTCGCTGCTAACCGGAGTTTACGAGACAAATTAACCCAAAAAGCAGCAGAAAAAAACTTAAAGGTCCATTTTCCTCCGATGACCCTCTGCACTGACAATGCAGCAATGATTGCGTCTGCTGGTGTTCAGCACTATGAACGGGAACAATTTTCGCCCTTCACGATTGGTGCAACTTCCCGTTTAGCTCTTACTGAGGTGATGAGTCTTTATCGCGGAACTTCCTTGTAA